One Senegalimassilia faecalis genomic window, TCGTCGACGCCGCTCGACTTCAGGTAGTCTGCGAAGTAGCGGGCGTTCCTGCAGTGAGTGGCTACGCTTCTCGCGCTCACGGTCCTGGCCGTGTAGCACGTCCATGCATAGTCTCCGACGGCGCGCCTGACCTGGTCGGGCAGCTGGTCAAGGGTGAACCCGAACCTCTTGCCGCAGGACGCGGATTCCGGCCTCGTCTCGACGAGAACCCATTGGCCGCTCCTCGGCCTGGTCCTCGAGGGGGTCAGCTCTGCGGGCATGACATCACGCTCCTCTCCCAGTAGGATTCCAACGCCTCGCAGGCGCGCTTGCTGGAGAGGTGGGTGTAGCGATCGGTGGTGGACGCGTGGGCATGCCCCAAGAGGAGCTGCCTCACCGCGACGTCGACGCCCGCCTCGGCTAGGTTCGTGTTGAACGTGTGCCTCAGATCGTGGAAGCCGAACGATATGCCCGTCTTCTCGCGTATGCGGGTCAGGGAGTCGTAGGCGGCGTTGTAGGTAAGCTTGCGCCCGCGCCACGGCCCGTGGTCGGCCACGAACAGGAAGTCGTGGTCGGTAGCGATGTCGGCTCTCCCGCCGATTATGTAGGCGTCGATGAGCTCCAGGCACCTGAGCGGGACGTACAGGTCGCGCCGCTTCCCCTTTGACTTGATGTTTTCTACGACGGAGACGGGGGCGAACTGGTCGGGAATGGGTATGGAGCCGATCTGGAGGTCGAGGGCCTCCTGGATCCTGGCGCCGGTCATGTACAGCAGCGAGAGCAGGAGCTTGTCGCGTTCGCTATTGGCGGCGTCCAGTATGGTGGACATCTCCTCGTCGGTGACGATGCGGACGCGCCTGGGGCTCTCTTTGACCTTGAAGACGCCCTGGACGGTCCTGCTGTCTCTGCGAGCGTGGTGGAGCATGCCCTTGTGCATGCCGGGCGGCATAGCCACCGCCTGGGAGAGAACGGGGTTGAGTTCGACGGCCCCCAGTAGCTCGCACCAGCCGTAGAAGCCCTTGAGCGTGCTGAGCATCCTGTTGATGGTCGACCCGCAGCGCACGCTCTCCAGGTAGAGGACGAGGGCGTCGGGGTCATTTGACTGCAAATAGGCCTTGTACTCGTTGATGGTGGAGGGCGTGGCCTCGTCGTAGGCGTAGCCCTTCTGGGAAAGGAAGACCCAGTAGGTTTTGAGGTCCTGGGCGTAGGACGCGAGAGTGCTGGGGGCCCGGTTCTTCAGCCTCAGGAACTCGAGGTACCTGAAGACGGGCCGCACGGGGGCCATGCGGTCGTCCAAGAGGATGACGCGCGGGCTTCCGTGCACGGCGACTGTGTGCAGCTCCATGTTGCTCCTTCCTGTCGTACGGGTGTCTTCGACGCTGGCCCGTCCGTTTGCCCAGGTTGGAGCTGGGGTGACCGCGGCCTTGCGCCTCGGACACAATCTAGAAGATAAGAGCGGGAGCCGCCGCTCGAAGGTATTAATAAAAACACGTTTGAAACATGCCCTGAGCTGGGCATATGAATCAGAAAGACAAGGTGAACGTCATGAACAAAACAACCTACAGATATCACGTCAACTGCTTCGGCGAGATGGAGCCGCTCTCCTAGGCGGCGCGCCCGGCCCCGGGCTCCCGGGGCCGGGTTTCCCCGAAACTCGGCCCCTGTACCACGAAAGCGTACATATCCGTACGTTTTCGTGGTACACTCCGCTTGTCGGACAAATCCGTACGATTTTGTCCCGACGCTCCGAGACTCGGGGCGCGCCGGACCGGATGCGGCGAGGCGCGCCCCACGCTAGAGAGGACGCGACCCATGCGCACGATAGCCATTTCCAACTACAAGGGCGGCGTCGGCAAGACGACGACCGCCGTGAACCTGGCGGCCATCTTCGCCGCCCGGGGCCTTCGGACCCTGCTCGTCGACCTCGACCCGCAGGCGTCGGCCACCGACTTCTTCGGCCTCTACGACCGGGCCGCCTCCGAGCGGCGCACATCGGTCGAGCTGCTCTACGGCGGCGCGCCCGTGGAGGAGATCGCCTACGCCGCCGGGGAGAACCTCGACGTGGTGGCCTCGACCATCGACCTCGTCGACCAGAACGAGATGCTCCTGCGCGAGCAGCGCCTCAAGTTCGCGCTCGACGACGCCTCGGGCTCCTACGACGTCTGCCTCATCGACTGCAGCCCCGTGATGCGCAGGCTCGCCTTCAACGCCTACCTCGCCGCCGCGGAGGGCGGCATGGTCGTCATCCCCGTGAAGCTCGACTCCACCGTGATGCGCGGCACGGCGCTCACCGTGGAGGCGACGCGCTCAATCGCGGACGCCCTGCGCATGCCCACGCCCAGATGGAAGATACTGCGCACCTGCGTGCCCGGCCGCATGACCAACGCCGAGACCACGGGCGCGGCCGTGCTCGACGGGTTCTTCCCAGACGAGCAGTTCGAGACGGTCATACACGCGAGCAGCAAGGTCTGCGAGGGCAGCTGGCAGTGGAAGCCGGTGGCCGCCTTCGAGCCGGGGAGCCGCCCCGCGCGCGACTACGAGGCCCTCGCCGACGAGGTGTACCGTGAGCTCGCCTAGCCAGGTGGCCGCGGGATTCACCATCACGGGGCTCCTCGACGGCGCGTCCCGCACCCGCGGGCGCTACCCGGTGTCCGAGATCGCGGTGGCCGACATCGCCGACCACCCGGCGAACGCCGCGTACTCCATGGACCCGGCCGGCATAGCCGAGCTCGCCGAGTCGATACGCCAGGACGGCCTCACCGACCTGCCGCTGGTGCGCAAGGTCGGAGACGGCTCGTGGCAGATGGTCTCCGGGCACCGCCGCAAGGCCGCCTACGCGCTGCTCGCCAAGGACGACCCCGCCTACGAGAGGATGCCCTGCCGCGTGATAGAGGGCATCGACGACGAGCGGGCGGTGACGCTGCTCCACGCCGCGAACTACTTCACCCGCGCGCTCACCGTGACCGAGCGCGCCGCCGCGACCGAGGCGCTCAGGGGCGACGCCGTGCGCCTGCGCTCCGAGGACCCGTCGCTTTCCGGCATGCGCGTCGACGACGTGAAGGCCGCCATCATCGAGCGGCAGACGGGCCGCAAGGTCTCCGGCAAGACCATCGCGCGCGAGGAGAGGCTTGCCCGCAGGATCGCCGAGGACCTCTCGCCCGAGTGGGCCGCCGAGGCCGACCGAGGCAACCTCAGCGCCGAGGCGGTGCGCTCGCTCGCGGGCATGCCGAAGGAGCGCCAGGCGGAGATGCACGCCGCGATGGAGCCCTGGCGGCGCACCAAGCGGGAGCTCTCCGACTACGTGAGGAGCGAGAGCAAAACGCAGGCCGGCCCCGACGGGCGCATCGCGAAGGCCGCGAGGCTCGTGGCCGACTTCCTCGAGAGCCCGCCCGAGAGCCCGAGCGCTGCCGACCTCTCGCTGCTGCGGGAGATGGCGCTCATGACCGCGCCCTACGCGGAGGCGGGCGCAGGAGCCCGGAAGGTCCGAAGAAGGGCCTCGCATTCGAAATCCAGCAAGTAGCCTATGGCGTCCGACATCGCGTCGGGCGTCCATAGCACTTGGTGTTAGCGTCAATATATTTTTCACCATTTTCACCAACGTATTTTCGCCAATCGCGCCAACGCGGATGCGCCGGATTCGCCAACGCTGATGCGCCGCTTCCGGCGTCTAGGCGCCCTCCTCCTTCCCGTCCTCACCGCCGATGGATACGTCCTTCAGGCGATATGACCGTCCCGTTATCTTGATCATCGCGCAATGGTGGCAAAGCCTGTCGGCCACCGCCGAGGCCGTGACGTTGCTGCCGAACACGTCGCCCCACCTGCCCACCGGCACGTTGGTCGTGACGATGGTCGACCGCTTGAGCGCGTAGCGCCTGTTGACCAGCTGGAACAGCAGGTCGGCGCCCTCCTTGCCGATGTCGAGGTAGCCGAGCTCGTCTATTATCAGCAGGCTGCAGTGCTCGTAGAACCGCATCCTGCGCGCCAGCGCCTCCTTCGCCGAGGCGTGCTTGAGGTCCTCGACCAGCCTCGAGCAGTCGGCGAAGTACACCTGCTTGCGGGCCATCACCGCCTCGTGGCCTATGGCTATCGACAGGTGGGTCTTGCCGACGCCCGGGCTGCCGACGAGCACGACGTTGTCGCCGCGGTCGATGAACTCGAGCGTGGCCAGCTGCTCGACCAGCCCGCGCGGCACGCTCGGCTGGAAGCCCCAGTCGAAGTCGGCCAGCGTCTTTATGTAGGGGAAGTTGGCCATCCTCGTGCGGCGCTCGTCGTCGGCGCGCCGCTTGAGGGCTATCTGGGCGTCGGTGAGCTCGAGCATGGCGTCGACCAGGCTCTTCCTCCCGTCGGCGACGAGCCTGACGTACTCGGGCACCGACGACGCCATGCCCTCGAGCCCCAGCTCCTCGAGGTTGGCCGCCAGGCGGTTGAGGGGGCTGGCCTGCACGGCGGCGCTCACAGCGAGCCCCCTATCGAGTCGAGCAGGCCGAGGTTGGCCGCGGCGGCCGCCTCGATGTCGCCGGCGGCGTCGCCGAACCACCGCTTGCCGGCCATGGCCTCGGCGTAGTGCGCCGGGTCGTAGGCCGGCCCGCCCGCCACGTGCGTCGCCACCAGCTCGCCGCCGACGTAGCAGTCCATCGCGCCGCCGGGCATGCAGACGATGCGGGCGGGCCTGCCGATGCAGCGCCTGGGCACCGACATGGGCTCGCCGTGCGCGCTCACCAGCATCGTGGCCGGCACCCTGGCCACGCGCACCACGTCGCCCATCGCCTCCTCGAGGGCGCGCAGGTTGCCGACGGGCAGCAGCGCGTCCTTCTCCTCCATGAACAGCGCGGAGGGCGGCAGCCCCGTGGTCTCGTTGGGCTCGGAGTTGCTGGCGTCCTCGATCCGCGCGACGATCTCGTCGATATCGTCCCAGCCGTCGAAGTCGCCCTGGTAGGCCATGAGCCGCGACAGGAAGCGGTTCGACGACTCGACCTTGCCCTTCGTCTGGGGGCTGCGCGGGCGGCACAGCTTCAGCTCGAAGCCGGCGGCCTTGGCGAACTCGTATGCGCGCTGGACCTTGAGGCGCCTGCCGCCCTTGATCGTCACCAGGGCGGACATGTTGTCCGTGACCCACTCGCGCGGCACGCCGCCGAGCCTCGCGATCGTGGCGTACATGCACCTGACCAGGTCGTCGGTCGTCCTGGTCCTCGACCGGATGAATATGTGCCTGCGGGAATGGCCCAGCGTCGCCGCGAACACGTTGAACTCGAACAGCTCGCCGTCGCGGTTTGCCATCTTGACGGACTCCTTCCAGTCGAACTGCAGCTGCAGTCCGGGCGGCGTCTCGAAGCGCGGGTGCGGCTCCGGGCCCCCGGAGGCCCCGACGGCGATGCCGTTCTTGCGCATGAACTGGGTGAAGGCGTTGTAGCCGGCCAGGTCCTCGCCGGGATACCTGTGCAGCAGCCACTCGTGGATGCCCTTCTTGGTGACTCCCGGCAGTTGCGCCTTGGCTGCCACCTCCTCGATGTGCGCGTCGAACGAGCCCGCCCTGTCGCCGCGCCCGTCGTGGGGCCGCCCGCCCTCGGCCCTCCAGTACGACGCCACGGTGTGCCTGTCCTTGCCGTAGCGCTTCGCTATGTCGCTGAAGTTGGGCTTTATGCCCGCTTCCCTGTACATGTCCAACTCTCCGATCAGGTTCTTCTCCGCCACGGCCCGCTCCTCCCGAAAGCATCGTTCGCTCGTCGATCGAAGCGTAAGTCCCGGCGTTGGTGGAAATGGTGAAAATGCGTTGGCGCAAATGGCGGGATTGCGTTGGCATGATTGGTTATTGAGCGTTGGTCAAAATGGTTGTTTTTACAGTAGCGCTAACACTTGGGGACCGGGCGGCCTCGGACCCGTCATGCCGCGGGCCGTTGGGGAGCCCGCTTACGCGAGGCCCGGTCCCAGAGGCGGCGCCCGAGCCGGGCCGCCGCCTGCGGGGGATCCCCCGCGCCCCTAGAGAGACGCGCCCGCCGCGCGGCGGGCCCGAGGAAAGGAATCCGCCATGGAAGAGGAAGCCGGCGTCGCCAAAGGCAAGGAGCGCCGCGTCACGTTCCGCATGGAGGGAGGCGACTACGACGCGCTCTGCGAGCGGTGCGAGCGCGCCGGCCTCAGCAAGTCGGAGTACCTGCGTTACCTCGTGCGCATACCGTTGTCGACGGAGGCCAACGCGGGAGACGAGCACCGCATACTCGTGGACCGCAGGGCCCTGTGGGCGATGTCGCGCGAGCTCACGAAGTGGGGCTACCACTACAACCAGGCCGTGCACGCGATGAACCTCATCATCTTCCACGCCCGCCATGGGCGCGTCGACCGCGACCTCGTGGCGGAGAGCGTCCCTACGATCGAGCGCGAGCTCGCCGACGTGAACGCCGCGGCCCGCGAGATGGCGGCCGAGCTCGGGCGCATCGGAGCCGACTCGCTCGTGGAGGGGTCGCCATGCCGATCCTGAAGCCGATAAGCGGCCACGGCGCGACCGGAGGCATCCGCCGCTACCTCGAGAAGGGAGGCCGCGCCCTCGCGCGCGACCTGTTCAACCTGAGCTACGACGAGCGCGACGCCGGCGCGCTGGGAGACGAGGCCAAGGAGGCCTGCGCCTGGGACGCCGAGATGGACGCCACTCGCGCCGCCTTCGGCACGGACGCACCCTGGAGGGGAAAGCCCGCGCGCACGTTCAAGCACTTCGTGCTCTCGCCGGACCCCGGCGACGACATCGACCTGGCTGCGCTGCGCGAGCTCGCGTGCTCGTGGGCGCTCAAGCACTTCGGCGACCACGAGATCGCCATCGTCTACCACGACGACAACGCCCGCGGCATACCCCACGCGCACATCGTAGTGAACAACGCGAACCTCCGCACGGGCTACCGCATGCAGACCCAGCACCCCGAGGACCTCAACCGAGACCTTCAGGACATGGCCCGCGAGCGCGGGCTGTCGGGCCTCTCCAACGACCGGGCGCCAGAATCGCCGTCGAAGGCGCGAGGGCGCGCCGGCGCGGGCGGGCCCAGGAGTCGCAGGAGCGTCTACCTGGGCCGTGCCGAGAAGGAGATCATGCGCTCTGGCGGCTACTCGTGGGTCGGCGACATCCGCGCCCGCGTCGCGCTCGCCAAGACCACGGCGCGCGACGAGGCGGAGTTCCTCGGCATCCTCGACGCCCTGGGCGTGCACGTCGCCGACAACTCGGCCAAGGCGAGGCGGGACGACTGGGTGTTCAGCCTGGCAGAGGAGCCGTCCAAGAAGGTCAGCGGCGAGCGCCTGGGGTTCGTCTACGGCAAGGAGATGCTCCGCCGGCGGTTCGAGCGCGAAGGCGCCTACCGCCCCACGGACGCGAGCACCGCGCGCATCCGCGAGGCCGCCGAGCGGGCCCTCGAGCTCAACGACCTCTCGGAGCTGAGCAGGCTCTCCTCGGCGCTCGAGACCTGCGCGAAGTTCGACGTCGAGTCGATCGAGGAGTTCGGTCTCAGGATGGCGACGCTCGAGCGCCGCGGCCAGGCGGGCGGCGAGGGGTACCGCCGCCTCGAGGCTGCGCGAGCCTACATAGCGGAGAACGGCCTCATGCCCCTCAAGACCCGCTACGGGAACGGCGACAAGCGCGGCGAAGCCGGCGACAACCAGCGCGGCAGCCGGCATGAGGACGAGCAGCAGCGCATCCTCGCCGCCGAGCGGCAGCGGGCCCAGCAGGACCAGCGCAGGGAGAGGGGCCGGAGATGATGGTGAGGATAGAGTACGAGGGCGGCAGGACGACGCTGTTCGACACGCTCTCGTTCACGGAGGGGTCGCCGTTCTCCGGCGCGAACATGCTCACGGAGTTCGAGCTCGAGATGCGTGAGGTGCCCGAGAAGGGGCTTTGGCTCACGGCGAACTGGCACCAGGTGCGCGACGACTGGCGCGCCGACGCGCCCGCGGACGGCATCCCGGCCGCACGCAGGTCCCGCGGATGGCGCTTCATGCTTGCCTCGGAGGCCGAGCTCGGGCGAGCCCGGCGCGTCCTGCTCGACGGCGACGAGGCGTTCGCCCGGGTGCGGGGATACCTGTGCGACGCGGCCGCGATCGGCGCCTGCTACCGCGAGCACGTGGGTCCTCCCTCAAAACCGCTGAAGTCGCAGATAAAGGAGCTGCAGCGCGCGCTGGGGAGGGCGGAGGTCCCGGGCGTGCCCGACGAGCTGGCGAGGCTGCTCGCGCAAGAGAAGGAAGAGGGCGCCGAGGATGGTGCCCGCAAGGTCAAGGAAGATTGGGGTGACGTCGATGAAGAGGCTTGGTAGGTTCCTCAAGGCGGCGCTTAAGGTCACGCTGGGCTTTTTCGTCTGGCTGTTCCGCGCCGTGTTCAAGTGGGTGATGTAGTAAGAGGCGGGCAATTGCCCGCCTCTTTGTCTTTCCTAATCTGTCTGATCGTCGATGAGCCAGCAGTCG contains:
- the istA gene encoding IS21 family transposase: MAEKNLIGELDMYREAGIKPNFSDIAKRYGKDRHTVASYWRAEGGRPHDGRGDRAGSFDAHIEEVAAKAQLPGVTKKGIHEWLLHRYPGEDLAGYNAFTQFMRKNGIAVGASGGPEPHPRFETPPGLQLQFDWKESVKMANRDGELFEFNVFAATLGHSRRHIFIRSRTRTTDDLVRCMYATIARLGGVPREWVTDNMSALVTIKGGRRLKVQRAYEFAKAAGFELKLCRPRSPQTKGKVESSNRFLSRLMAYQGDFDGWDDIDEIVARIEDASNSEPNETTGLPPSALFMEEKDALLPVGNLRALEEAMGDVVRVARVPATMLVSAHGEPMSVPRRCIGRPARIVCMPGGAMDCYVGGELVATHVAGGPAYDPAHYAEAMAGKRWFGDAAGDIEAAAAANLGLLDSIGGSL
- a CDS encoding ParA family protein → MRTIAISNYKGGVGKTTTAVNLAAIFAARGLRTLLVDLDPQASATDFFGLYDRAASERRTSVELLYGGAPVEEIAYAAGENLDVVASTIDLVDQNEMLLREQRLKFALDDASGSYDVCLIDCSPVMRRLAFNAYLAAAEGGMVVIPVKLDSTVMRGTALTVEATRSIADALRMPTPRWKILRTCVPGRMTNAETTGAAVLDGFFPDEQFETVIHASSKVCEGSWQWKPVAAFEPGSRPARDYEALADEVYRELA
- a CDS encoding ParB/RepB/Spo0J family partition protein; this translates as MSSPSQVAAGFTITGLLDGASRTRGRYPVSEIAVADIADHPANAAYSMDPAGIAELAESIRQDGLTDLPLVRKVGDGSWQMVSGHRRKAAYALLAKDDPAYERMPCRVIEGIDDERAVTLLHAANYFTRALTVTERAAATEALRGDAVRLRSEDPSLSGMRVDDVKAAIIERQTGRKVSGKTIAREERLARRIAEDLSPEWAAEADRGNLSAEAVRSLAGMPKERQAEMHAAMEPWRRTKRELSDYVRSESKTQAGPDGRIAKAARLVADFLESPPESPSAADLSLLREMALMTAPYAEAGAGARKVRRRASHSKSSK
- the istB gene encoding IS21-like element helper ATPase IstB, which encodes MSAAVQASPLNRLAANLEELGLEGMASSVPEYVRLVADGRKSLVDAMLELTDAQIALKRRADDERRTRMANFPYIKTLADFDWGFQPSVPRGLVEQLATLEFIDRGDNVVLVGSPGVGKTHLSIAIGHEAVMARKQVYFADCSRLVEDLKHASAKEALARRMRFYEHCSLLIIDELGYLDIGKEGADLLFQLVNRRYALKRSTIVTTNVPVGRWGDVFGSNVTASAVADRLCHHCAMIKITGRSYRLKDVSIGGEDGKEEGA
- a CDS encoding CopG family transcriptional regulator; amino-acid sequence: MEEEAGVAKGKERRVTFRMEGGDYDALCERCERAGLSKSEYLRYLVRIPLSTEANAGDEHRILVDRRALWAMSRELTKWGYHYNQAVHAMNLIIFHARHGRVDRDLVAESVPTIERELADVNAAAREMAAELGRIGADSLVEGSPCRS
- a CDS encoding relaxase/mobilization nuclease domain-containing protein, whose protein sequence is MPILKPISGHGATGGIRRYLEKGGRALARDLFNLSYDERDAGALGDEAKEACAWDAEMDATRAAFGTDAPWRGKPARTFKHFVLSPDPGDDIDLAALRELACSWALKHFGDHEIAIVYHDDNARGIPHAHIVVNNANLRTGYRMQTQHPEDLNRDLQDMARERGLSGLSNDRAPESPSKARGRAGAGGPRSRRSVYLGRAEKEIMRSGGYSWVGDIRARVALAKTTARDEAEFLGILDALGVHVADNSAKARRDDWVFSLAEEPSKKVSGERLGFVYGKEMLRRRFEREGAYRPTDASTARIREAAERALELNDLSELSRLSSALETCAKFDVESIEEFGLRMATLERRGQAGGEGYRRLEAARAYIAENGLMPLKTRYGNGDKRGEAGDNQRGSRHEDEQQRILAAERQRAQQDQRRERGRR
- a CDS encoding tyrosine-type recombinase/integrase; amino-acid sequence: MELHTVAVHGSPRVILLDDRMAPVRPVFRYLEFLRLKNRAPSTLASYAQDLKTYWVFLSQKGYAYDEATPSTINEYKAYLQSNDPDALVLYLESVRCGSTINRMLSTLKGFYGWCELLGAVELNPVLSQAVAMPPGMHKGMLHHARRDSRTVQGVFKVKESPRRVRIVTDEEMSTILDAANSERDKLLLSLLYMTGARIQEALDLQIGSIPIPDQFAPVSVVENIKSKGKRRDLYVPLRCLELIDAYIIGGRADIATDHDFLFVADHGPWRGRKLTYNAAYDSLTRIREKTGISFGFHDLRHTFNTNLAEAGVDVAVRQLLLGHAHASTTDRYTHLSSKRACEALESYWERSVMSCPQS